The following are encoded together in the Kineosporiaceae bacterium genome:
- a CDS encoding MATE family efflux transporter: MRRSDTAAREVLALAVPALGALIAEPLFLLADSAIVGRLGTVPLAALGLAGAILGGAIYLFVFLAYGTTASVARRLGAGDLRAALTQGVDGMWLALALGLPAALATFAAAPWLVDLFGPTPDVAAQAVTYLRYSLPGLPAMLVLLAATGVLRGLQDTRTPLVVYAAGAAVNAILNVLLVHGLGPAPRLGIAGSGLGTALTQLGMAAAVTVVVVRGARRHHASLRPDRAGILASGRSGVPLLVRTLALRTALLIATWVVTDKGEVALAAHQVVTTLWTLLALSLDAIAIAAQSLTGRSLGASDVPGTRATTALMIRWGVWGGVVLGVVLLLVRTWLGPLFVDDPAVWRAMSAALVVAAIAQPVSGFVFVLDGVLIGAGDGRYLAVAGVIQVLIYAPIAVAVAVWAPSGTAGLVWAWVSWTAGYMLARAVFLGVRARGSAWMVTGAVR; this comes from the coding sequence ATGCGTCGCTCGGATACCGCCGCTCGAGAGGTGCTGGCGCTCGCCGTCCCGGCCCTGGGCGCGCTGATCGCCGAACCCCTGTTCCTGCTCGCCGACTCGGCCATCGTGGGGCGCCTGGGCACCGTGCCGCTGGCCGCGCTCGGGCTGGCCGGGGCGATCCTCGGCGGGGCGATCTACCTGTTCGTCTTCCTCGCCTACGGCACCACCGCCTCGGTCGCCCGCCGGCTCGGGGCCGGTGACCTGCGTGCCGCGCTCACCCAGGGCGTGGACGGCATGTGGCTGGCCCTCGCGCTCGGTCTGCCCGCCGCCCTGGCCACCTTCGCCGCAGCACCGTGGCTGGTCGACCTGTTCGGCCCCACCCCGGACGTCGCCGCGCAAGCCGTCACCTACCTGCGCTACTCACTGCCCGGCTTGCCCGCGATGCTCGTGCTGCTGGCCGCCACCGGCGTCCTGCGCGGATTGCAGGACACCCGCACGCCGCTGGTGGTCTACGCCGCCGGAGCGGCGGTGAACGCGATCCTCAACGTGCTGCTGGTGCACGGCCTGGGTCCGGCGCCACGGCTGGGGATCGCCGGCTCCGGGCTGGGCACGGCGCTGACCCAGCTCGGCATGGCCGCAGCCGTCACCGTGGTCGTGGTCCGCGGCGCCCGGCGCCACCACGCCTCGCTGCGCCCCGACCGCGCAGGCATCCTCGCCTCGGGGCGCAGCGGCGTCCCGTTGTTGGTGCGCACCCTGGCGCTGCGCACGGCGCTGCTGATCGCCACCTGGGTGGTGACCGACAAGGGCGAGGTGGCCCTGGCCGCCCACCAGGTGGTCACCACGCTGTGGACCCTGCTGGCGCTGTCGCTGGACGCCATCGCGATCGCCGCACAGTCCCTGACCGGGCGGTCGCTGGGCGCCTCAGATGTGCCCGGCACCCGCGCCACGACGGCCCTGATGATCCGCTGGGGGGTGTGGGGCGGCGTCGTCCTCGGGGTGGTGCTGCTGCTGGTACGTACCTGGCTGGGACCGCTGTTCGTCGACGACCCGGCGGTCTGGCGGGCCATGTCGGCGGCGCTCGTCGTCGCGGCGATCGCCCAACCGGTCTCGGGTTTCGTCTTCGTGCTGGACGGCGTGCTGATCGGGGCCGGGGACGGCCGCTACCTGGCGGTGGCCGGGGTGATCCAGGTGCTCATCTATGCCCCGATCGCGGTGGCCGTGGCGGTGTGGGCGCCGTCCGGGACCGCGGGGCTGGTGTGGGCGTGGGTGAGCTGGACGGCGGGCTACATGCTCGCGCGGGCGGTGTTCCTCGGCGTCCGGGCTCGTGGGTCGGCCTGGATGGTGACCGGGGCCGTCCGGTGA
- a CDS encoding FAD-dependent oxidoreductase, translated as MRGERLKVTRPVVAGLSSAVPRRALFGLAGSSILAACTRGPAPSEVGSGSSSGAAPGAGRGRSALVVGAGAAGLTAARELVAAGWQVTVLEARDRLGGRIHTVDTWPGVPIDLGASWIHGTQGNPVTPLARAAGARLLETSYDSADLHVAPRLVEQGLTDTDTDRWDAVVQDALRRAGRRDTDVSLAEALAATPPWSRLDALERADLAFYLSATYETEWGLDVADLSAWTADGEKSSFDGPDALLPGGYAQVIDHLAQGLTIRRQAPVTAVRLTGSGVSVTAGGAELSADAVVVTVPAAVLGAGVIRFEPDLPGPMRQALHRLGTGVLSKTFLRFDRPFWPTEVDWHEYLGPQGGSWTQWVSLARAGAPVLLGFNAGSHGRRIEAAQPAEVTDQALTVLRDMFGARVPAPSAVLTSGWSRDPWARGSYSANAVGSTRQDRLALAAPLEGRVFWAGEATEPDHHSTVHGAVLSGRRAATQLRQLRP; from the coding sequence GTGCGCGGCGAGCGTCTGAAGGTCACCCGCCCGGTGGTCGCCGGACTGTCGTCCGCCGTGCCCCGTCGTGCGCTGTTCGGGCTGGCCGGCAGCAGCATCCTCGCCGCCTGCACCCGCGGACCGGCGCCGTCCGAGGTGGGGTCGGGTTCGTCGTCCGGCGCGGCGCCCGGCGCGGGCCGGGGGCGCTCGGCGCTGGTCGTCGGGGCCGGGGCCGCAGGACTGACTGCCGCCCGAGAGCTCGTGGCCGCCGGGTGGCAGGTCACGGTGCTCGAGGCACGTGACCGTCTGGGCGGGCGGATCCACACCGTCGACACCTGGCCCGGCGTCCCGATCGACCTCGGGGCGTCGTGGATCCACGGGACGCAGGGCAATCCCGTCACGCCGCTGGCCCGGGCAGCCGGGGCCCGCCTGCTGGAGACGAGCTACGACTCGGCCGACCTGCACGTCGCGCCCCGGCTGGTCGAGCAGGGTCTGACCGACACCGACACCGACCGCTGGGACGCCGTGGTGCAGGACGCCCTGCGCCGGGCGGGCCGCCGCGACACCGACGTCTCGCTGGCCGAAGCCCTGGCGGCCACCCCACCGTGGTCACGGCTCGACGCGCTGGAGCGCGCCGATCTCGCCTTCTACCTGTCGGCCACGTACGAGACCGAGTGGGGCCTGGACGTTGCGGACCTGTCCGCGTGGACGGCAGACGGCGAGAAGTCCTCCTTCGACGGCCCCGACGCCCTGCTGCCCGGTGGGTACGCGCAGGTGATCGACCACCTGGCCCAGGGGCTGACCATCCGGCGGCAGGCGCCGGTGACCGCCGTCCGGCTCACCGGATCGGGAGTGAGCGTGACGGCCGGTGGCGCCGAGCTGTCGGCCGACGCCGTGGTGGTGACCGTTCCCGCGGCGGTGCTGGGCGCCGGGGTGATCAGGTTCGAGCCGGACCTGCCGGGGCCGATGCGGCAAGCACTGCACCGGCTCGGGACCGGGGTACTCAGCAAGACGTTCCTGCGGTTCGACCGTCCCTTCTGGCCGACCGAGGTCGACTGGCACGAGTACCTGGGGCCCCAGGGCGGGTCGTGGACGCAGTGGGTGAGTCTGGCCCGGGCCGGTGCCCCGGTGCTGCTCGGGTTCAACGCCGGCAGCCACGGACGACGGATCGAGGCGGCCCAGCCCGCGGAGGTCACTGATCAGGCCCTGACCGTGCTCCGGGACATGTTCGGAGCGCGGGTCCCCGCCCCGTCGGCCGTCCTCACCAGCGGCTGGTCGAGGGACCCGTGGGCTCGGGGCAGCTACTCGGCCAACGCCGTGGGCAGCACCCGGCAGGATCGTCTCGCCCTGGCCGCCCCGCTCGAAGGGCGGGTCTTCTGGGCCGGGGAGGCTACCGAGCCCGATCACCACAGCACGGTGCACGGCGCCGTCCTGTCCGGACGTCGCGCCGCCACGCAGCTGAGGCAGCTGAGGCCCTGA
- a CDS encoding toxin-antitoxin system, antitoxin component, which translates to MRTSVTLPDAAYRRAKIIAQRRNQSLSSVIAEMAIRGLDLEDEPDELGTHPVSGLPVIRLGRPISTEDVARLLEEDELADEQ; encoded by the coding sequence ATGCGCACCTCCGTCACCCTGCCCGACGCGGCATATCGACGGGCGAAGATCATCGCGCAGCGCCGCAATCAGTCCTTGTCCTCGGTGATCGCCGAGATGGCGATCCGCGGCCTGGACCTCGAGGACGAGCCCGACGAACTGGGCACCCATCCCGTCTCGGGATTGCCGGTGATCCGGCTCGGACGCCCGATCTCCACCGAGGACGTCGCGCGGCTCCTCGAGGAGGATGAGCTGGCGGACGAGCAGTGA
- a CDS encoding PIN domain-containing protein, translating into MTTYLVDANVLIALLTEDHVFHDVANQWFARADSVALCPIVEGALVRTIVRLGARAATATDVLTAMHALDKVQFWPDEVSYAAVSLRRVRGHKQVTDTYLAALARAHDGVLATLDKPLADADERVEFIGEPG; encoded by the coding sequence GTGACCACCTACCTGGTGGACGCCAACGTCTTGATCGCGCTGCTGACCGAGGACCATGTGTTCCACGACGTGGCCAACCAGTGGTTCGCGCGCGCCGACAGCGTTGCCCTGTGCCCGATCGTCGAGGGAGCGCTGGTCCGCACGATCGTGCGGCTGGGAGCCAGGGCGGCGACCGCCACCGATGTCCTCACGGCGATGCACGCGCTGGACAAGGTCCAGTTCTGGCCGGACGAAGTCAGCTACGCCGCGGTGTCACTGCGTCGGGTCCGGGGGCACAAGCAGGTGACCGACACCTACCTGGCCGCCCTGGCCCGCGCCCACGATGGGGTGCTGGCCACGCTCGACAAGCCCCTCGCCGACGCGGACGAGCGCGTCGAGTTCATCGGGGAACCAGGGTGA